A genome region from Actinobacillus arthritidis includes the following:
- the galE gene encoding UDP-glucose 4-epimerase GalE, with product MAILVTGGAGYIGSHTLVELLNANREIVVLDNLSNSSEVSLERVKQITGKTVTFYQGDILDRDILRKVFAENKIESVIHFAGLKAVGESVREPLRYYQNNVTGSIVLVEEMLAAGVNTIVFSSSATVYGDPQIIPIVESCPVGGTTNPYGTSKYMVERVLEDTVKAFPQLSAVVLRYFNPVGAHESGLIGEDPNGIPNNLLPYISQVAVGKLKELSVFGSDYETHDGTGVRDYIHVVDLAIGHLKALDKHQGDAGFHVYNLGTGTGYSVLDMVKAFETANEIKVPYKLVDRRPGDIAVCYSEPSKALKELGWKTERGLEQMMKDTWNWQKNNPNGYKG from the coding sequence ATGGCTATTTTAGTAACTGGTGGTGCGGGTTATATTGGTTCGCATACGCTCGTTGAATTATTAAATGCAAATCGTGAAATTGTCGTGTTAGATAATTTATCTAATTCCAGCGAAGTTTCTTTGGAACGTGTAAAACAGATCACAGGAAAAACGGTAACTTTTTATCAAGGCGATATTTTAGACCGTGATATTCTGCGTAAAGTTTTTGCAGAAAATAAAATTGAATCAGTGATTCATTTTGCAGGTTTAAAAGCGGTAGGTGAAAGTGTGCGTGAGCCACTACGTTACTATCAAAATAATGTAACGGGTTCTATCGTTTTAGTCGAAGAAATGTTAGCGGCAGGTGTGAATACGATTGTATTCAGTTCATCTGCAACAGTTTACGGAGATCCGCAAATTATTCCGATCGTAGAATCTTGTCCGGTTGGTGGCACGACAAATCCATACGGCACATCAAAATATATGGTTGAGCGAGTATTGGAAGATACAGTAAAAGCGTTCCCACAATTAAGTGCGGTAGTGTTACGTTATTTCAATCCGGTCGGTGCGCATGAAAGTGGTTTAATCGGTGAAGATCCGAACGGTATCCCAAATAACTTATTGCCTTATATTAGCCAAGTTGCAGTTGGTAAATTAAAAGAACTTTCAGTATTCGGTAGCGATTATGAAACACACGATGGTACTGGTGTACGCGATTATATCCATGTGGTGGATTTAGCTATTGGACATTTAAAAGCGTTAGATAAACACCAAGGCGATGCCGGTTTCCACGTGTATAATTTAGGTACTGGAACAGGCTATTCGGTGTTGGATATGGTAAAAGCATTTGAAACGGCAAATGAAATTAAAGTACCTTATAAATTAGTTGATCGCCGTCCGGGCGATATTGCGGTTTGCTATTCTGAACCCTCTAAAGCGTTAAAAGAATTAGGTTGGAAAACCGAACGTGGTTTAGAACAAATGATGAAAGACACTTGGAATTGGCAAAAAAATAACCCGAACGGTTATAAAGGCTAA
- a CDS encoding AmpG family muropeptide MFS transporter — protein MTASHSSVQASVWRQIFTKNMLLCIYTGFCSGLPLFVLIQLMPAWFTSANLDIKTIVAFTLTSLPYTWKFLWAALLDRYFPPFLGRRRDWIFLAQLGLLAILAGFGFFDPVADIGMITVLSVILAFLSATQDIVVDAYRREILSDNELGLGNSIHVNAYRIAGLIPGGLSLFLADHYPWQTVFLITSAFMLPCLLVTLLASEPQSKPIDRSKPFYMAFVDPFKEFFSRKGVWGAVGLILFIFLYKLGDSLATSLQTKFILDMGFTKSHIAAVVKTTSLWCSIGGGIIGGIAMLKLGVNRALWIFGSVQLVTILGFAYLASFEYFPTASIGSAELFKLGMVMAGEYLGVGLGTAAFVAFMARETNPMYTAMQLAIFTSLAALPSKFLGAYTGHLVEAFGYYQFFWLCFFIAIPGMLMLIKVAPWREK, from the coding sequence ATGACCGCTTCTCATTCTTCAGTTCAAGCTTCAGTGTGGCGACAAATTTTTACTAAAAATATGTTGCTTTGTATTTATACCGGTTTTTGTTCCGGCTTGCCTTTATTTGTATTGATTCAATTAATGCCAGCTTGGTTTACTTCGGCAAATCTCGATATTAAAACCATTGTCGCTTTTACTTTGACCTCGCTTCCTTATACGTGGAAATTTTTATGGGCGGCCTTATTGGATCGCTATTTCCCTCCGTTTTTGGGTCGTCGCCGCGACTGGATTTTTCTTGCTCAATTAGGCTTATTGGCAATTCTAGCCGGCTTCGGCTTTTTTGATCCAGTAGCGGATATTGGTATGATTACCGTGCTTTCGGTAATTTTAGCCTTTTTATCTGCTACGCAGGATATTGTGGTAGATGCTTACCGCCGAGAAATCTTATCAGACAATGAATTGGGCTTAGGTAACTCGATTCACGTGAATGCTTATCGTATCGCCGGATTAATACCGGGCGGTTTGTCGCTTTTCTTGGCGGATCATTATCCTTGGCAAACGGTATTTTTGATTACCTCCGCATTTATGTTGCCTTGTCTATTGGTGACTTTATTGGCTAGCGAGCCACAAAGTAAACCGATTGACCGTAGTAAACCGTTTTATATGGCGTTTGTTGATCCGTTTAAGGAATTTTTCAGCCGAAAAGGCGTATGGGGTGCAGTAGGACTTATCCTATTTATTTTCTTATATAAATTAGGTGATTCGCTGGCGACTTCGTTACAAACCAAATTTATTTTAGATATGGGCTTTACTAAATCGCATATTGCGGCGGTGGTTAAAACAACTTCGCTTTGGTGTAGTATCGGAGGTGGGATTATCGGCGGAATAGCAATGCTGAAACTAGGGGTAAATCGTGCGTTATGGATTTTTGGCTCGGTGCAGTTAGTGACTATTCTCGGTTTTGCTTATCTTGCAAGTTTTGAGTATTTTCCAACTGCTTCTATCGGTTCAGCAGAACTCTTTAAATTAGGTATGGTAATGGCGGGTGAATACCTCGGTGTCGGCTTAGGTACGGCGGCCTTTGTTGCTTTTATGGCACGAGAGACCAATCCGATGTATACCGCAATGCAATTGGCAATTTTTACCAGCCTTGCGGCGTTGCCAAGTAAATTCTTAGGGGCTTATACTGGACATTTAGTTGAAGCCTTCGGTTATTATCAGTTTTTTTGGCTTTGTTTCTTTATTGCGATTCCGGGGATGTTGATGCTGATTAAGGTAGCACCGTGGCGAGAGAAGTAA
- the mdh gene encoding malate dehydrogenase, translating into MKVALLGATGGIGQTLALLLKLRLPVGTDLALYDISPVTPGIAVDISHIPTSVNAVGYSGEDPSEALKDANLVIITAGVARKPGMTRADLFNINADIVKNLVEKVAQVCPKACIGIVTNPVNTLVPIAAEVLRKAGVYDKRKLFGVTTLDVVRAKTFTSELKGKNVETVKVPVIGGHSGTTILPLLSQALAEGVSLSFAQEEIEALTYRIQNAGTEVVEAKAGGGSATLSMAESGARFAVAVFKALLGEDCVRYAYVESKEGSDYPEFFAHPVRFGLTGVEEILPIGQLSEYEQAKLAELKPVLDADIALGKNFVNP; encoded by the coding sequence ATGAAAGTTGCACTTTTAGGCGCGACCGGTGGTATCGGCCAAACTCTCGCTCTATTATTAAAACTTCGTTTACCGGTAGGTACGGACTTGGCGTTATATGATATTTCGCCGGTCACACCGGGTATTGCGGTGGATATCAGCCATATCCCAACCTCTGTAAATGCAGTTGGTTATTCCGGTGAAGATCCAAGTGAAGCTCTTAAAGATGCGAATCTTGTCATCATTACTGCCGGTGTAGCACGTAAACCGGGTATGACACGTGCGGATTTATTTAATATCAATGCGGATATCGTTAAAAACTTAGTTGAAAAAGTTGCTCAAGTTTGCCCTAAAGCGTGTATCGGTATTGTAACAAATCCGGTAAATACGCTTGTACCGATTGCGGCGGAAGTATTACGTAAAGCTGGTGTTTACGATAAGCGTAAATTATTCGGTGTAACTACATTAGATGTGGTTCGTGCAAAAACATTTACCTCTGAATTAAAAGGTAAAAATGTCGAAACCGTTAAAGTTCCGGTTATCGGTGGTCACTCAGGAACAACAATTCTTCCGTTACTTTCTCAGGCACTTGCTGAAGGTGTTTCACTTTCATTTGCGCAAGAAGAAATCGAAGCATTAACCTATCGTATCCAAAATGCTGGTACTGAAGTGGTTGAAGCAAAAGCCGGTGGCGGATCTGCAACACTTTCAATGGCGGAATCTGGAGCTCGTTTTGCCGTTGCTGTATTCAAAGCATTATTAGGCGAAGATTGCGTTCGTTACGCTTATGTAGAAAGTAAAGAAGGTTCCGACTATCCGGAATTTTTCGCACACCCTGTACGTTTCGGTCTAACTGGTGTGGAAGAAATCTTACCGATTGGTCAATTAAGTGAATATGAGCAAGCTAAATTAGCAGAATTAAAACCGGTGCTTGATGCTGACATCGCACTAGGTAAAAATTTTGTGAATCCATAA
- a CDS encoding TIGR01777 family oxidoreductase, which translates to MNIFLTGGTGFIGQALVKALLAEGHYLTILTRQSLPKTSFPQAVKFCQNLDEFRDFNQFDAVINLAGEPIFDKAWSKRQKQILLNSRIQLTAELAGLINASEHPPHTFLSGSATGFYGDLDSVANFYTESTACGANFSAMICEQWEQQALLASSKTRVCLLRTGIVLAEYGGALAKMLPLYRLNLAGKLGSGKQYWAWISLEDHIQAVLFLLKNAKCRGAFNLVAPKPITNSEFNRKLATFLKRYAIFAVPSFMLKLLLGERSQLLLDNQPLVPKKLLDAGFKFKCPNLDVSQILK; encoded by the coding sequence ATGAATATTTTCTTAACTGGTGGCACCGGTTTTATCGGACAGGCTTTAGTAAAAGCATTGTTGGCAGAGGGACATTACTTGACGATCTTAACTCGTCAATCTTTACCTAAAACTAGCTTTCCGCAAGCGGTTAAATTTTGCCAAAATTTAGATGAGTTTCGTGATTTTAATCAGTTCGATGCGGTCATTAATTTAGCCGGAGAGCCGATTTTTGATAAGGCTTGGAGCAAACGGCAAAAACAAATTTTATTAAACAGCCGGATTCAATTAACCGCTGAATTAGCAGGTTTGATTAATGCTAGCGAGCATCCGCCACACACTTTTCTCTCCGGATCGGCAACTGGTTTCTATGGCGATTTAGATTCAGTTGCAAATTTTTATACGGAATCGACCGCTTGTGGTGCAAATTTTAGTGCGATGATTTGTGAGCAATGGGAGCAACAAGCGTTATTAGCAAGCAGTAAGACTCGAGTTTGTCTATTAAGAACTGGAATAGTCTTGGCGGAATATGGTGGTGCTTTAGCAAAAATGTTGCCTTTATATCGTTTAAATTTAGCTGGTAAATTAGGGAGTGGAAAGCAGTATTGGGCTTGGATTAGCTTGGAAGATCATATTCAAGCGGTCTTATTTTTATTAAAAAATGCAAAATGTCGCGGAGCATTTAACTTAGTTGCACCCAAGCCAATTACCAATAGTGAGTTTAATCGGAAATTAGCCACTTTCTTAAAGCGATATGCGATTTTTGCCGTACCAAGTTTTATGTTAAAGCTGTTACTTGGGGAACGTTCGCAATTATTATTGGATAATCAACCGCTTGTACCGAAAAAGTTGTTGGATGCCGGTTTTAAATTTAAATGTCCGAATTTGGATGTTTCGCAAATTCTGAAATAA
- the adk gene encoding adenylate kinase translates to MKIILLGAPGAGKGTQAQFIMNKFGIPQISTGDMFRAAIKEGTELGKQAKALMDEGKLVPDELTVALVKDRIAQPDCANGFLLDGFPRTIPQADALKDSGVKIDLVLEFDVADEVIVERMSGRRVHQPSGRTYHIVYNPPKVEGKDDVTGEDLIIRQDDKPETVLERLAIYHKQTKPLIAYYTAEAEAGNTRYERLDGTKPVEEVSAELAKILG, encoded by the coding sequence ATGAAAATTATTCTTTTAGGTGCACCGGGTGCAGGTAAAGGTACACAAGCACAATTTATTATGAACAAATTCGGTATTCCGCAAATTTCAACGGGCGATATGTTCCGTGCGGCAATTAAAGAAGGTACTGAACTTGGTAAACAAGCGAAAGCGTTAATGGATGAAGGTAAATTAGTACCGGATGAATTAACCGTGGCGTTAGTAAAAGACCGTATCGCACAACCGGATTGTGCAAACGGTTTCTTATTAGACGGCTTCCCTCGTACAATTCCGCAAGCGGATGCATTAAAAGATTCAGGTGTAAAAATCGATTTAGTGTTAGAGTTTGATGTAGCGGATGAAGTGATTGTTGAACGTATGAGCGGTCGTCGTGTACACCAACCGTCAGGTCGTACTTATCACATAGTCTATAATCCACCGAAAGTGGAAGGTAAAGATGATGTAACCGGCGAAGATTTAATTATTCGCCAAGATGACAAACCTGAAACTGTATTAGAGCGTTTAGCGATTTATCATAAACAAACCAAGCCATTAATTGCTTACTACACTGCGGAAGCTGAAGCAGGTAATACACGCTATGAACGTTTAGATGGTACAAAACCGGTTGAAGAAGTGAGTGCGGAATTAGCAAAAATTTTAGGCTAA
- the argR gene encoding transcriptional regulator ArgR codes for MEKLDKLSETFKALLKQEKFGSQSEIVSALQELGFENINQSKVSRMLSKFGAVRTRNTKMEMVYQLPVELGVPTTSSPLKNLVVDIDHNDVLIVVKTSPGARQLIARLLDSMGKSEGILGTIAGDDTIFITPTKETSMVQLMQNITELFESSF; via the coding sequence ATGGAAAAACTTGATAAGTTATCCGAAACATTTAAAGCATTGCTAAAACAGGAGAAATTCGGTTCTCAGAGCGAAATTGTGAGTGCGTTACAAGAGCTAGGTTTTGAGAATATCAACCAATCCAAAGTGTCCCGAATGCTATCGAAATTCGGTGCAGTCAGAACCCGTAATACGAAGATGGAAATGGTATATCAATTACCGGTGGAATTAGGTGTACCGACAACTTCCAGTCCGCTTAAAAATTTGGTGGTAGATATAGATCATAATGATGTACTTATCGTGGTAAAAACAAGTCCGGGAGCAAGACAGTTGATTGCACGTTTACTCGATTCAATGGGCAAAAGTGAGGGGATTTTAGGTACGATTGCTGGGGACGATACGATTTTTATTACCCCAACAAAAGAAACGTCAATGGTACAGTTGATGCAAAATATTACCGAATTATTCGAGTCATCTTTTTAA
- the ligA gene encoding NAD-dependent DNA ligase LigA, whose translation MPLLSQMQAQANTAFAHLETLRQKLREYEYHYHVLDNPLVPDVEYDRLMNELKNLEWQHPEWITADSPTQRVGAKPLDGFAQVTHEIPMLSLDNAFSDEDLDGFLRRMESYITEDPNSLSFCCEPKLDGLAVSILYVDGALSRAATRGDGTTGEDITSNIRTIRNIPLKLNMDNPPARLEVRGEVFIPQKGFEELNERALEKGEKTFANPRNAAGSLRQLDPKITRQRPLVLNAYGIGVYESDDELPTTHFERLQWLKSIGVPVNNEIRLAKGREQLLAFYADIQAKRPTLGYDIDGTVLKVNEIGLQERLGFISRSPRWAIAYKFPAQEEMTVLNDVEFQVGRTGAITPVAKLEPVFVAGVTVSNATLHNGDEIERLGIVIGDTVIIRRAGDVIPQIVGVVMDRRPENARKIEFPTACPVCESSVVRVEGEAVARCTGGLFCAAQRKEALKHFVSRKAMDIDGVGEKLIEQLMERELVHTPADLFKLDHTTLMRLERMGEKSAQNALNSIEKAKNTTLARFLFALGIRDVGEATAQNLANHFHNLEAIRAATFEQLQAVQDVGEVVANRIVRFWQEPHNVAVVEDLIVQGVHWQDVVQVEIADNPLKGKNVVLTGTLTQLTRDQAKALLQSFGCKVSGSVSSKTDYLIAGEKAGSKLAKAQELGVKILTEQEFIALTGEN comes from the coding sequence ATGCCTTTATTATCACAAATGCAAGCTCAAGCGAACACGGCTTTTGCACACCTAGAAACACTTCGTCAAAAATTAAGAGAATACGAATATCATTATCACGTATTGGACAATCCGTTAGTGCCGGACGTGGAATATGACCGTTTAATGAACGAATTAAAAAATCTGGAATGGCAACATCCGGAATGGATTACTGCCGATTCACCGACCCAACGTGTCGGTGCGAAACCATTGGACGGCTTTGCACAAGTGACACACGAAATTCCAATGTTATCGTTAGATAATGCCTTTTCTGATGAAGACCTAGACGGCTTTTTACGCCGTATGGAAAGCTATATTACAGAAGATCCTAACTCACTTTCTTTCTGTTGTGAGCCAAAATTAGACGGTTTGGCGGTCAGTATTTTGTATGTAGACGGTGCGTTAAGCCGAGCGGCAACCCGTGGCGACGGTACTACTGGCGAAGATATTACCTCAAATATTCGTACTATTCGTAATATCCCGTTAAAACTGAATATGGACAATCCGCCAGCACGCTTAGAAGTGCGTGGCGAGGTGTTTATTCCGCAAAAAGGCTTTGAAGAACTGAACGAACGTGCGTTGGAAAAAGGTGAGAAAACCTTTGCTAACCCACGTAATGCGGCAGGTTCATTACGTCAGTTAGATCCGAAAATTACCCGTCAGCGTCCGCTCGTGTTAAATGCTTATGGAATCGGTGTGTATGAATCGGATGATGAATTACCCACAACCCATTTTGAGCGTTTACAATGGCTGAAATCTATTGGTGTTCCGGTCAATAATGAAATTCGTTTAGCAAAAGGACGAGAGCAATTACTTGCGTTTTATGCAGATATTCAAGCGAAGCGCCCGACACTCGGCTATGACATTGATGGCACAGTGTTAAAGGTGAATGAGATTGGCTTACAAGAGCGACTCGGCTTTATTTCTCGTTCGCCACGTTGGGCGATTGCTTATAAATTCCCTGCACAAGAAGAAATGACGGTGCTGAATGATGTGGAATTTCAGGTGGGCAGAACCGGGGCGATTACGCCGGTAGCAAAATTAGAACCAGTATTTGTTGCCGGAGTGACGGTGAGTAATGCCACTTTACACAACGGCGATGAAATTGAGCGTTTAGGCATTGTCATCGGCGATACGGTGATTATTCGCCGTGCCGGTGATGTGATTCCGCAAATTGTCGGGGTGGTGATGGATCGCCGTCCTGAAAATGCAAGAAAAATCGAATTTCCGACCGCTTGTCCGGTCTGTGAATCTTCGGTGGTGCGTGTGGAAGGAGAAGCGGTTGCTCGCTGTACCGGCGGTTTATTCTGTGCGGCACAGCGTAAAGAGGCGTTAAAGCATTTTGTTTCGCGTAAAGCGATGGATATTGATGGTGTCGGCGAGAAATTGATCGAACAATTAATGGAACGTGAACTGGTGCATACACCAGCGGATCTGTTTAAACTCGATCACACCACTTTAATGCGTTTGGAACGAATGGGCGAGAAGTCAGCACAAAATGCGTTGAACAGTATCGAAAAGGCGAAAAATACCACCTTAGCTCGTTTCTTATTTGCATTAGGGATCCGTGATGTTGGCGAAGCCACGGCACAAAACTTAGCGAATCATTTCCATAATTTAGAGGCGATTCGTGCGGCAACTTTTGAGCAATTACAAGCGGTACAGGATGTCGGTGAAGTGGTCGCCAATCGAATCGTACGTTTTTGGCAAGAACCGCACAATGTGGCTGTCGTTGAGGACTTAATTGTACAAGGCGTACATTGGCAAGATGTGGTGCAAGTCGAAATTGCGGATAATCCACTAAAAGGTAAAAATGTGGTGTTAACTGGTACGCTGACTCAGCTCACTCGAGATCAAGCAAAAGCATTGCTACAAAGTTTTGGTTGCAAGGTATCCGGTTCGGTGTCGAGTAAAACGGATTATTTAATTGCCGGCGAAAAAGCCGGTTCAAAATTGGCAAAAGCTCAAGAACTCGGTGTAAAAATATTAACTGAACAAGAATTTATCGCTCTAACCGGCGAAAATTAA